The Teredinibacter sp. KSP-S5-2 genome includes a window with the following:
- a CDS encoding redoxin domain-containing protein — protein sequence MQPLIHTYAPELQVSNWVNTEKELSIQEHRGKVIVIYAFQMLCPGCISYCIPQAKKMSQLFSSEEILLIGLHSVFEHHDVMGIDALNVFIHEYKLAFPVAVDQASTDSTIPQTMSAYRLNGTPSLIIIDKQGLIRVNQLGHVDDMLVGKILGQLMSE from the coding sequence ATGCAACCTCTTATTCATACTTATGCGCCTGAGCTTCAGGTGAGTAATTGGGTTAACACTGAAAAGGAGCTGAGTATTCAAGAGCATAGGGGGAAAGTGATTGTCATTTATGCTTTCCAGATGTTGTGCCCAGGATGTATCAGCTATTGCATTCCGCAAGCCAAAAAAATGTCTCAACTTTTTTCTTCGGAAGAAATACTTCTTATTGGGCTGCATTCCGTGTTTGAACATCATGATGTGATGGGCATTGACGCATTAAATGTGTTTATTCACGAATATAAGTTGGCTTTCCCGGTGGCGGTAGATCAAGCATCAACTGATTCTACGATTCCCCAAACAATGTCCGCATATCGATTAAACGGCACTCCGAGCTTAATCATTATTGATAAACAAGGTTTAATTCGCGTTAACCAGCTGGGGCATGTAGACGATATGTTGGTTGGAAAAATACTGGGGCAGTTGATGTCTGAATAG
- a CDS encoding thioredoxin family protein translates to MKTAYFYHAGCPVCVSAEQQFLSALNPAEYEVKVVHLGDSPELIAEAEKSGVISVPALVIEGNVFHINFGASIEDVKAA, encoded by the coding sequence ATGAAAACAGCTTATTTCTATCATGCCGGTTGTCCCGTCTGTGTTTCCGCTGAACAGCAATTTCTAAGCGCCTTAAATCCGGCTGAGTATGAGGTGAAAGTCGTTCATCTTGGCGATTCACCGGAACTTATTGCAGAGGCTGAAAAGAGCGGCGTTATTTCTGTTCCTGCATTGGTCATTGAGGGAAATGTCTTTCATATTAATTTTGGTGCATCTATTGAAGATGTAAAAGCAGCTTGA
- a CDS encoding helix-turn-helix domain-containing protein codes for MTSNLYSIIERLSNLLRSESRSQGQDLGLQPVQHEALHYISRCNRYSDTPQGVTEYLGLTKGTVSQTLKVLESRGLIEKKKDSADKRITHLQITAAGSSYLTSTTPPGDFLKAVERLGQEKVTVLNELLCELLKAYQTLQGREGFGVCKQCKFNQRRKDGFFCELTRESLSSEDIRLICKEFTKTIST; via the coding sequence ATGACTTCCAACCTATACTCGATCATTGAACGACTATCCAACTTACTGCGCTCGGAATCCCGATCTCAAGGACAAGACCTCGGGCTTCAGCCAGTGCAGCACGAGGCATTGCATTACATATCACGATGTAACCGATATTCAGACACCCCCCAAGGCGTAACCGAATACCTTGGACTCACCAAAGGTACAGTCTCTCAGACTTTGAAAGTATTAGAGTCCCGAGGCCTGATAGAGAAGAAAAAAGACAGCGCAGACAAACGCATCACGCACTTGCAAATCACAGCCGCGGGAAGTAGCTACCTGACATCCACCACACCACCAGGAGACTTTCTTAAAGCTGTTGAGAGACTAGGACAGGAAAAAGTAACGGTGTTAAATGAATTACTCTGCGAGTTGCTAAAAGCGTATCAAACCTTGCAAGGCAGAGAGGGATTTGGGGTCTGCAAACAATGCAAATTTAATCAACGCAGAAAAGATGGGTTCTTCTGCGAGCTAACCCGGGAATCACTGAGCAGTGAAGATATTAGGCTTATTTGTAAAGAGTTTACCAAAACAATAAGTACTTAA
- a CDS encoding AAA family ATPase: MNNNDLRLILKTNISLIVVETYDEQRAIELMKSQFRQANIPAMRWSVSEGIGPLGFGIESKEDENYSEPEKLLQFIKKQPTSAFILCDFHPFLDEPKIVRHLKDIALGYKSNPHKIILLSYRLKLPPELTRFAVSVSLSMPNDEEILNIIREEAKKWASRNGKHKIRTDNATLQKLVNNLRGLPHQDVRRLAHGAITDDGAITETDLPEITRAKFELMDMDGVLHFEYSTEHLKNVAGLFNLKKWLEDRRHAMQKDGDSQLDPPKGVLLFGVQGGGKSLAAKAIAGVWGMPLLRLDMGALYNKYVGETEKNLREALKLADLMSPCILWMDEIEKGMSTEGSDNATSKRLLGSLLTWMSERSSQVFVVATSNDISQLPPELMRKGRFDEIFFVDLPDLKMRSAIFLIHLQKRGLDPEHYDIGTLAEAAEGFTGAEIEQAIVSATYAAAARNTNVNTDRIMDAICKTQPLSVVMAENIAKLRHWASERAVYAN; this comes from the coding sequence ATGAACAATAATGACTTACGTTTAATTTTAAAAACCAATATTTCACTAATTGTTGTTGAAACATACGACGAGCAACGTGCAATAGAATTAATGAAAAGTCAGTTCAGGCAGGCGAATATTCCCGCTATGCGTTGGTCTGTATCTGAAGGGATAGGGCCCCTTGGTTTTGGTATCGAATCCAAAGAGGATGAGAATTATTCAGAACCGGAAAAACTACTGCAATTTATCAAAAAACAACCAACCAGTGCGTTTATTCTTTGCGACTTTCACCCCTTTTTGGATGAGCCCAAAATTGTTCGACATTTAAAGGACATTGCTCTTGGCTATAAAAGCAATCCACACAAAATTATTCTGCTTAGCTATCGCTTGAAACTCCCGCCTGAGTTAACCCGCTTTGCTGTTTCTGTCAGCTTATCTATGCCTAATGACGAAGAGATATTAAATATTATTCGAGAAGAGGCGAAAAAGTGGGCAAGTAGAAATGGTAAACACAAAATACGTACCGATAATGCAACGCTACAGAAGTTGGTCAATAACTTACGTGGCTTGCCCCACCAAGATGTTCGCCGTCTTGCTCATGGTGCGATAACGGATGACGGCGCGATTACCGAAACCGACTTGCCGGAAATTACCCGTGCGAAATTTGAATTGATGGATATGGATGGCGTATTGCATTTTGAATACAGCACTGAGCATCTAAAAAATGTTGCGGGACTGTTTAACCTGAAAAAATGGTTAGAAGATCGTCGGCATGCTATGCAAAAAGACGGAGATAGCCAATTAGATCCTCCGAAGGGGGTGTTGTTATTTGGTGTGCAAGGTGGTGGTAAAAGCTTGGCTGCAAAGGCGATTGCCGGTGTATGGGGTATGCCATTACTGAGGCTGGATATGGGGGCTTTGTACAATAAATATGTCGGGGAAACGGAAAAAAACTTAAGGGAGGCATTGAAGCTCGCTGATTTAATGTCGCCCTGTATCTTATGGATGGACGAAATTGAAAAAGGTATGTCCACAGAAGGCTCAGACAATGCCACGTCTAAAAGACTGTTGGGGTCGTTGTTAACCTGGATGTCTGAACGAAGTAGCCAGGTTTTTGTGGTGGCAACAAGTAACGATATCAGTCAGCTTCCTCCAGAGTTAATGCGTAAAGGTCGATTTGACGAAATCTTCTTTGTTGATTTACCTGATCTTAAAATGCGTTCGGCAATTTTCTTAATTCATTTACAAAAACGTGGTTTGGATCCAGAGCATTACGATATCGGCACTTTAGCTGAAGCCGCTGAAGGATTTACCGGTGCGGAAATCGAGCAGGCAATTGTTAGTGCAACCTACGCCGCTGCGGCTAGAAACACCAACGTTAATACAGACCGAATAATGGATGCGATATGTAAAACTCAACCTTTATCCGTTGTTATGGCTGAAAACATTGCTAAGTTACGTCACTGGGCAAGTGAAAGAGCGGTGTATGCGAATTAG
- the coq7 gene encoding 2-polyprenyl-3-methyl-6-methoxy-1,4-benzoquinone monooxygenase, translating into MSSPTKLTVIDLLIGQFDNALRTLSDGTQPLTRETPSNSMDELELTDHERKHAAGLMRVNHSGEVCAQALYQGQALTAKLPEVRKEMEQAADEEVDHLAWCEERISELGSHTSLLNPLWYGLSFGIGATAGLISDKISLGFVAATEEQVCKHLESHLQNLPAQDEKSRAIVSQMLEDEAKHAHTALEAGGVRFPGLIKSGMTLISKAMTKTSYRV; encoded by the coding sequence ATGTCCTCACCAACAAAACTCACCGTTATCGACCTACTTATTGGTCAGTTTGATAACGCGTTACGCACCCTTTCAGATGGAACCCAACCACTCACCAGAGAGACGCCCAGCAATAGCATGGATGAGCTAGAACTGACGGATCACGAGAGAAAACACGCAGCAGGGCTAATGCGAGTAAACCATTCCGGGGAGGTGTGCGCTCAAGCCTTATACCAGGGACAAGCGCTCACAGCCAAGTTGCCAGAAGTACGCAAAGAAATGGAGCAGGCAGCAGACGAAGAAGTAGACCACTTAGCTTGGTGTGAAGAAAGAATAAGTGAACTGGGCAGCCACACTAGCTTGCTGAACCCGCTGTGGTACGGTTTATCTTTTGGTATCGGAGCAACTGCCGGCTTAATCAGTGACAAAATCAGCCTGGGCTTTGTAGCCGCAACAGAAGAACAGGTCTGTAAACATCTTGAAAGCCATCTGCAAAACTTACCTGCTCAAGATGAGAAATCTCGCGCGATTGTCAGTCAAATGCTGGAAGATGAAGCCAAACACGCCCACACGGCACTCGAAGCCGGCGGAGTGCGCTTTCCCGGCTTGATAAAAAGTGGAATGACCTTGATATCCAAGGCCATGACCAAAACCAGCTATAGAGTCTAG
- a CDS encoding OsmC family protein, with product MQAVVKWAGEAMFLGESGSGHSVVMDGPPDHGGRNMGVRPMEMILIGLGGCASFDVMSILKKTRQKVVDCRCELSAERAEGVPSPFTKIHMNFIVTGQGIKEVQVKKAVELSAEKYCSASIMMEAAGVEVTHGYEVREFE from the coding sequence ATGCAGGCAGTTGTTAAATGGGCTGGCGAAGCCATGTTTTTGGGTGAATCCGGGAGTGGGCATAGCGTTGTTATGGATGGTCCCCCCGATCACGGTGGTCGAAACATGGGGGTTCGGCCAATGGAAATGATATTGATTGGCCTCGGTGGTTGTGCCTCCTTTGATGTGATGAGCATTTTGAAAAAAACGAGGCAAAAGGTGGTTGATTGCCGTTGTGAGCTATCGGCAGAGAGAGCCGAAGGAGTGCCTTCCCCGTTTACTAAAATTCACATGAACTTTATCGTGACTGGGCAGGGTATCAAAGAGGTACAAGTTAAGAAGGCGGTCGAGCTTTCTGCGGAAAAGTATTGCTCTGCTTCGATTATGATGGAAGCCGCGGGCGTAGAGGTTACCCACGGCTATGAAGTTCGGGAGTTTGAATAA
- the crp gene encoding cAMP-activated global transcriptional regulator CRP: protein MVAVSLTPHIQNVDEFLSHCHRRRYPAKSTLIYAGDKSDSLYYIIKGSVTVLIEDEEGREMIVAYLNDGDFFGEMGLFNEEEEESRSAWVRAKSECEIAEISYAKFQELSEEHPEFLFAVGTQMARRLRNTTRKVGDLAFLDVTGRVARTLLDLCKEPDAMTHPDGMQIKITRQEIGRIVGCSREMVGRVLKTLEDQGLVSVKGKTMVVFNTR from the coding sequence TTGGTTGCTGTGTCATTAACGCCCCATATTCAAAACGTGGATGAGTTTTTAAGCCACTGCCATAGAAGACGTTATCCAGCAAAAAGCACGCTTATTTATGCGGGAGATAAAAGCGACTCTTTGTATTACATCATTAAAGGCTCGGTAACCGTTCTCATTGAAGATGAAGAAGGCCGGGAAATGATTGTAGCTTACCTTAATGATGGCGACTTCTTTGGGGAAATGGGCCTCTTCAACGAAGAGGAAGAGGAATCCAGAAGCGCCTGGGTTCGAGCTAAATCTGAATGTGAAATTGCTGAAATATCCTACGCAAAATTTCAGGAGCTTTCCGAAGAACATCCTGAATTTTTATTTGCCGTCGGCACACAAATGGCTCGCCGCCTGCGCAACACCACACGCAAAGTTGGCGACCTTGCATTTTTAGACGTAACCGGCCGGGTAGCACGAACCTTGCTGGATTTGTGTAAAGAACCGGATGCAATGACTCACCCAGATGGAATGCAAATCAAAATTACCCGCCAAGAGATAGGCAGAATTGTTGGCTGCTCACGGGAAATGGTTGGGAGAGTTTTAAAAACTCTTGAAGATCAAGGCCTGGTCTCTGTCAAAGGCAAAACCATGGTGGTATTTAACACTCGTTAA
- the trpC gene encoding indole-3-glycerol phosphate synthase TrpC: MSDTPTILKKIIARKYDEVVERRSRISFSDLEGMVSEQSGCRGFVHAIEAKIQRNKSAVIAEIKKASPSKGVIREDFDPEAIAKSYEHGGAACLSILTDVDFFQGADRFLMQARAATQLPVIRKDFLVDPYQVVEARAIGADCILLIVSALEKTQLEELNAQALELGMDVLVEVHDRQELELALDLPNKLVGINNRNLHTFDVSLQTTFDLLADIPQDKIVVTESGILVRDDVNVMHERGVNAFLVGESFMRAENPGEKLNELFETA; encoded by the coding sequence GTGTCTGACACTCCTACTATATTAAAAAAAATAATTGCTCGTAAGTACGATGAGGTTGTTGAGCGGCGCTCGCGAATTAGTTTTTCCGATTTGGAGGGCATGGTAAGCGAACAGTCTGGATGCCGCGGATTTGTTCATGCAATAGAAGCAAAAATTCAAAGAAATAAATCTGCTGTTATTGCTGAAATAAAGAAAGCGTCGCCAAGTAAAGGTGTTATTAGGGAAGATTTTGATCCGGAGGCAATTGCCAAAAGCTATGAGCATGGTGGTGCGGCGTGTCTTTCTATTTTAACTGATGTGGATTTTTTTCAGGGAGCTGATCGTTTTTTAATGCAGGCGCGGGCTGCGACTCAGTTGCCTGTTATACGTAAAGACTTTCTGGTTGATCCTTACCAAGTGGTCGAGGCGAGGGCTATTGGTGCCGATTGTATTTTGTTGATCGTTTCTGCATTGGAAAAAACGCAGTTAGAAGAGCTAAATGCACAGGCTCTGGAGTTGGGTATGGATGTCTTGGTTGAGGTTCACGATCGTCAAGAGTTGGAGTTGGCTCTGGATTTGCCCAATAAGTTGGTTGGAATTAATAATAGAAATTTACATACATTCGATGTTTCTTTGCAGACGACTTTTGATTTGCTTGCAGATATTCCACAGGACAAAATTGTGGTGACTGAAAGCGGAATTTTAGTTCGTGATGATGTTAATGTGATGCATGAAAGGGGCGTAAATGCCTTTCTTGTTGGTGAATCATTTATGCGAGCAGAAAACCCTGGAGAAAAACTGAATGAGCTGTTTGAAACAGCTTAA
- the trpD gene encoding anthranilate phosphoribosyltransferase, giving the protein MSIREAIAAVINRQDLSEEDMISVMRAIMSGEATDAQIGGFLVALRMKGETIDEVVGAARVMRELAAKVNVSADNLIDTCGTGGDGASLFNVSTASAFVVAAAGGKVAKHGNRSVSSSTGSADVLEAAGVNLSVSSDVVARAIETLGVGFMFAPAHHGAMKYAIGPRKELGQRTIFNMLGPLTNPAGVKRQVLGVFDKKLCKPLAEVLGRLGSEHVMVVHSEDGLDELSVAAPACIAELKDGVVSEYSIEPAEFGHGYDDLSGLAVSTAEESLNLIRDALSGKGDETTRKAASIIALNAGAAIYVSGIASDFKEGVALAEDAIASGLAKEKIKELVEFTNI; this is encoded by the coding sequence ATGAGCATTCGAGAAGCTATTGCGGCGGTAATCAATCGCCAGGACTTATCTGAAGAAGATATGATTTCGGTTATGCGTGCAATCATGTCTGGAGAGGCAACCGATGCCCAAATAGGCGGATTTCTGGTTGCTTTACGAATGAAAGGGGAGACGATCGACGAGGTCGTGGGGGCTGCGCGAGTAATGCGGGAATTAGCCGCTAAGGTAAACGTGTCCGCGGATAATCTTATCGATACCTGTGGGACGGGAGGAGATGGCGCCAGCTTGTTTAATGTTTCCACCGCGTCTGCGTTTGTGGTGGCAGCAGCGGGGGGGAAGGTTGCCAAACATGGTAATCGTTCTGTTTCCAGTTCCACGGGAAGTGCTGATGTACTTGAGGCGGCGGGTGTAAATCTTTCAGTCTCGTCTGATGTGGTTGCCAGGGCTATTGAGACTTTGGGAGTCGGCTTTATGTTTGCGCCGGCCCATCATGGGGCGATGAAGTACGCAATTGGTCCGCGTAAGGAGCTTGGTCAGCGTACAATTTTTAATATGTTAGGCCCGCTTACGAACCCTGCTGGCGTTAAGCGTCAAGTATTGGGTGTCTTTGACAAAAAATTGTGTAAGCCATTGGCGGAGGTTTTGGGGCGGTTAGGTAGTGAGCATGTTATGGTGGTGCATTCAGAAGATGGTCTGGATGAATTATCTGTCGCTGCCCCTGCCTGTATCGCTGAGCTTAAAGACGGTGTGGTCAGTGAATATTCGATTGAGCCGGCAGAGTTTGGTCATGGATATGATGATCTTAGTGGTTTGGCTGTTTCAACTGCGGAGGAATCTCTGAATTTAATACGGGACGCTCTATCTGGAAAAGGTGACGAGACGACCAGAAAAGCGGCTTCAATTATCGCTCTTAATGCGGGTGCTGCTATTTATGTTAGTGGCATTGCCTCTGATTTTAAAGAAGGTGTGGCTTTGGCTGAGGATGCAATTGCCTCAGGTCTGGCAAAAGAAAAAATAAAAGAACTGGTTGAATTCACTAATATATAA
- a CDS encoding aminodeoxychorismate/anthranilate synthase component II — protein sequence MLLMIDNYDSFTYNVVQYLTELDAEVVVVRNDECSVDEIEAMSPERIVISPGPCTPNEAGVSIEVIQRFAGRLPILGICLGHQSIGQAFGGKIVRARQVMHGKTSPIHHKNTGVFSSLANPFTATRYHSLVIEKETLPNELEITAWTEDENGEIDEIMGVRHKTMPIEGVQFHPESILSDHGHLLLQNFLSA from the coding sequence ATGCTGTTAATGATAGATAATTATGATTCGTTTACTTACAACGTGGTTCAGTATCTCACCGAGCTTGATGCCGAAGTGGTAGTGGTCCGTAATGATGAATGTTCGGTGGACGAAATTGAAGCTATGTCGCCAGAACGAATCGTTATTTCTCCTGGTCCATGTACACCTAATGAGGCTGGAGTCTCCATTGAGGTGATTCAGCGTTTCGCAGGCCGTTTGCCGATATTGGGTATTTGCCTTGGGCACCAAAGCATTGGTCAGGCTTTTGGTGGGAAAATTGTGAGGGCAAGGCAGGTGATGCATGGTAAAACCTCACCCATCCATCACAAAAATACCGGCGTATTTTCCTCTTTGGCGAACCCGTTCACGGCCACACGCTATCACTCTCTGGTGATCGAAAAAGAAACTTTGCCAAATGAGCTAGAGATTACTGCGTGGACTGAAGATGAAAATGGTGAGATTGACGAAATTATGGGGGTTCGTCACAAGACAATGCCTATCGAGGGGGTGCAGTTCCATCCCGAGTCAATCTTGAGTGATCACGGTCATTTGCTATTACAGAATTTTTTAAGCGCGTAA